A single region of the Yersinia entomophaga genome encodes:
- the pgtB gene encoding two-component system sensor histidine kinase PgtB codes for MNPLFYRITISSILRWAFAFGAILTLFVSAVSLYSWHAQSSQIRYALDDYFPKIQASFQLEENLNALIQELNEFQHAPNTTARIQMRDQIAHRLDTIEMASRRLTPDSQRQLATTLTRSRELLSRLDSALYSNFLAREKITELAARINWLHDDFNTELTSLSQDISWQQGSLIDQLTQKTSLEKNHQLQSTLRNVQDELQLVYALAHIETQVVDDLREQLANPNIDSLNNHIRYLSYLKQTAESNMQSLAKHPSTITLRQTIDELLNLGTAELKMPAILQERATALALLEETVNAKEQTLTRFRSQIENQLGNSHQQLQTFNQRLGDIMGISGLLIIVATLLALLFAFTLNHFYIRSRLIKRFTLLNQSVARLGCGELDTTIPVYGGDELGRIAGLLRRTIGQINQQKNQLKQEIDERRLIEKDLRTAQDELIQAAKLAVVGQTMTTLAHEVNQPLNALSLYLFSSEKALKNGDNAMLEANLDKMRGLILRIVNIIKQLRQFSRRSDAHQQLHPIDLRANLDAAWDLLSLRHRPLKARFIQPESFPLVYGDDIRIQQVLVNLLTNALEASAQHPPIIEVSFEQQAENLLLTLRDNGQGWPLALADRLLKPFTTSKEVGLGIGLSISQSIMEQCAGELRLASTLDHHGMVILQFRSLSHVN; via the coding sequence ATGAACCCGCTTTTCTATCGCATCACTATCAGCTCTATTTTGCGCTGGGCATTTGCCTTTGGTGCAATACTGACTCTGTTTGTCAGCGCCGTCAGTTTGTATTCATGGCACGCCCAAAGTAGCCAGATTCGCTATGCGCTGGATGATTACTTTCCTAAAATTCAGGCGTCCTTTCAGCTGGAAGAAAATCTGAATGCACTCATTCAGGAATTGAATGAATTCCAGCATGCCCCCAACACAACGGCGCGTATTCAAATGCGCGATCAGATTGCTCATCGGCTGGATACCATCGAAATGGCCAGCCGACGTCTGACACCGGACAGCCAGCGCCAGTTGGCAACGACGTTGACCCGAAGTCGGGAACTGCTTTCTCGATTGGATAGTGCGCTATACAGTAATTTCCTCGCCAGAGAAAAGATCACCGAGCTCGCAGCACGGATTAACTGGCTTCACGATGATTTCAATACCGAGCTAACGTCGCTTTCTCAGGATATTAGCTGGCAGCAAGGCTCGCTCATCGATCAATTAACGCAGAAAACCAGTCTGGAAAAAAATCACCAGTTGCAAAGTACGCTGCGCAATGTTCAGGATGAATTACAGCTGGTTTACGCCCTTGCGCACATTGAAACTCAGGTGGTTGACGATCTGCGCGAACAACTGGCCAATCCGAATATTGATAGCCTGAATAATCACATTCGTTACCTGAGCTACCTAAAGCAAACTGCGGAATCCAACATGCAATCGTTGGCAAAACATCCCAGCACCATCACTCTGCGCCAGACTATCGATGAATTGCTCAATTTAGGCACCGCAGAGCTAAAAATGCCGGCTATTTTGCAAGAACGGGCAACGGCGCTGGCATTGCTGGAGGAAACCGTGAATGCGAAAGAGCAAACCCTCACTCGCTTTCGCAGTCAGATTGAAAACCAGTTGGGCAACAGCCACCAGCAGTTACAAACCTTCAATCAACGCCTCGGCGATATTATGGGCATCAGCGGCCTGCTGATTATTGTCGCAACCCTCCTGGCTCTGCTGTTTGCCTTTACGCTCAATCATTTCTATATTCGCTCACGCTTGATCAAACGCTTTACCCTGTTAAATCAATCGGTAGCGCGTTTAGGCTGCGGCGAACTGGATACAACTATTCCGGTCTACGGAGGGGACGAACTGGGGCGAATTGCTGGATTACTGCGCCGCACCATCGGCCAGATTAATCAGCAAAAAAATCAGCTTAAACAAGAGATTGATGAAAGACGGCTCATTGAGAAGGATTTACGTACTGCGCAAGATGAACTGATTCAGGCGGCTAAACTGGCGGTAGTCGGGCAGACGATGACCACCCTTGCTCATGAGGTAAATCAGCCTCTCAATGCCCTGTCGCTGTATTTATTCAGCAGTGAAAAAGCGCTTAAAAACGGCGATAACGCCATGCTGGAGGCCAATCTGGATAAAATGCGCGGTTTGATTCTGCGTATTGTGAATATTATTAAGCAGCTACGACAATTCTCCCGTCGCAGCGATGCACATCAACAGTTACACCCCATCGATCTACGAGCCAATCTGGATGCGGCCTGGGATCTTTTATCCTTGCGTCATCGTCCACTCAAGGCGCGGTTCATCCAGCCAGAAAGTTTCCCTTTGGTATACGGCGACGATATTCGTATTCAGCAAGTGTTGGTCAACTTATTGACCAACGCGCTAGAAGCCAGCGCTCAACATCCGCCAATCATTGAGGTTTCTTTCGAACAACAGGCAGAAAATCTATTGCTGACTCTGCGAGATAATGGTCAGGGCTGGCCGCTAGCGCTGGCGGATCGATTGCTTAAACCTTTTACGACCAGCAAAGAAGTGGGACTGGGTATCGGTCTATCGATTAGCCAGTCCATTATGGAGCAGTGCGCAGGAGAGCTGCGGTTGGCGTCAACATTAGACCACCACGGAATGGTGATATTGCAATTCAGGAGTCTGAGCCATGTTAACTGA
- the panE gene encoding 2-dehydropantoate 2-reductase, whose translation MKITVLGCGALGQLWLSALYQQGHDVQGWLRVPQPYCSVNVITLEGDEFNQNLPTNDPQHLAESELLLVCLKAWQVSSAVTTLLPKLNPDCTVLLLHNGMGTQEELPDAVNTFLHGVTTHAARPDGNTIIHVAGGISHIGPAIAPGKDVSYLADILHHALPDVAWHNDISSACWHKLAVNCVINPLTGLYECRNGDLQRYPELVTRLCAEIADVMEMEGFHTSTESLLYYVQEVIQSTADNVSSMLQDLRAQRHTEIDYITGYLLRRARSHGMTLPENSRLYDSIKRKENVYERIGTGLPGTWE comes from the coding sequence ATGAAGATTACGGTTCTTGGTTGCGGTGCGCTCGGGCAGCTTTGGTTATCGGCTCTGTACCAACAAGGCCATGATGTTCAGGGTTGGTTGCGAGTGCCTCAACCCTACTGTTCGGTGAATGTCATCACCCTTGAAGGTGACGAATTCAATCAAAATCTGCCCACCAACGATCCGCAGCATTTAGCAGAAAGCGAGTTACTGCTGGTATGTTTGAAAGCTTGGCAAGTTTCCAGCGCGGTAACCACCCTACTGCCTAAACTCAATCCGGATTGCACGGTTTTGCTCTTGCATAACGGAATGGGTACGCAGGAAGAGTTACCGGACGCGGTAAATACTTTCCTGCACGGCGTAACGACTCATGCAGCGCGACCTGACGGCAATACCATTATCCACGTTGCCGGCGGCATATCTCATATTGGCCCCGCGATTGCCCCCGGCAAAGATGTCAGTTATCTGGCGGATATACTGCACCACGCCCTGCCGGACGTCGCATGGCACAATGATATTTCCTCCGCCTGCTGGCATAAGCTGGCGGTCAACTGCGTTATCAATCCTCTTACCGGCCTGTATGAGTGCCGAAACGGTGACCTACAGCGTTATCCTGAGCTGGTAACGCGATTATGCGCAGAAATTGCCGATGTAATGGAAATGGAAGGTTTCCATACCTCCACCGAAAGCCTGCTTTATTATGTGCAGGAAGTGATTCAAAGTACGGCTGATAACGTCTCCTCCATGCTTCAGGATTTACGTGCGCAGAGACATACAGAGATCGACTATATCACCGGCTATTTACTACGTCGGGCGCGCAGTCACGGCATGACGCTGCCGGAAAATTCACGCCTGTACGATTCGATTAAACGAAAGGAAAATGTGTATGAGCGTATCGGCACTGGTTTGCCTGGCACCTGGGAGTGA
- a CDS encoding ABC transporter substrate-binding protein: protein MQSLRNILLNLIIALSLAPASYANELVIATTFSPEATAHIIAQWHKQPQAVSIRTLNRTSSSLERLLDTPMGENIDLVLTSSPMLMQHLQDHQRLATLPTLAVHNQQRVPESIRSSTAAVAISGYGILANSARLKEKHLPTPVTWDGLKDARYQGMILMSSPSRSDTNHLMIETLLQQRGWQQGWETLLEISGNLATISSRSFGVSNKIKTGLGLAGPIIDNYATLLLKDPQLSFSYFPESGASPTFIAMTKGSSRQTDAARFINFLLSDSGQKALSDTDTGKYPVSPLPVEDPRAKQQQRLLQQTPLDYRQILQRQKLVQQLFDTAITFRLHQLQDAWKALHSAEARLKRPLPEIRALLTAVPVTPQQAVDMDYLQRFNQGPDNAMESELMIWQQFFQKQQHLAIQQLESLK, encoded by the coding sequence ATGCAAAGTTTACGCAACATTCTCTTGAACCTAATTATTGCCCTGAGTTTAGCTCCCGCGAGTTACGCTAATGAATTGGTTATTGCCACCACCTTCTCCCCCGAAGCTACCGCGCATATCATTGCGCAATGGCATAAACAGCCGCAGGCAGTTTCTATTCGAACGCTAAATCGCACTAGCTCTTCCCTAGAGCGTTTACTGGATACGCCAATGGGGGAAAATATCGATTTGGTGCTGACCTCATCCCCGATGTTGATGCAGCATTTGCAGGATCATCAGCGTTTGGCTACCTTGCCTACGCTGGCAGTACATAATCAGCAACGCGTTCCAGAATCCATCCGCAGCTCCACGGCGGCGGTAGCCATTTCCGGCTATGGCATTCTGGCCAATAGCGCACGCTTAAAAGAAAAGCATTTACCCACGCCGGTCACCTGGGACGGATTAAAAGACGCCCGCTATCAAGGGATGATTTTAATGAGCAGCCCTTCTCGCTCCGACACTAACCATTTGATGATAGAAACATTGCTACAGCAACGGGGCTGGCAGCAAGGCTGGGAAACCCTGCTGGAAATTTCCGGTAATCTGGCCACAATTTCTTCCCGCAGTTTTGGCGTTTCCAATAAAATCAAAACCGGACTCGGCCTTGCCGGCCCCATTATCGATAATTACGCCACTCTGTTGCTAAAAGACCCGCAGCTCAGTTTCAGTTACTTTCCTGAAAGCGGCGCTTCACCGACTTTTATCGCCATGACGAAAGGCAGCTCGCGCCAAACCGACGCCGCCCGTTTCATCAATTTTCTACTGAGTGACAGCGGGCAAAAAGCACTTTCAGATACCGATACCGGCAAGTATCCAGTTTCCCCGTTACCCGTTGAAGATCCGCGCGCCAAACAGCAACAGCGCTTATTACAGCAAACGCCGCTGGATTATCGCCAGATCCTGCAACGGCAGAAACTCGTGCAGCAATTGTTTGATACCGCGATCACTTTCCGCCTGCACCAGCTACAGGATGCGTGGAAAGCTTTGCACAGCGCCGAAGCTCGTCTAAAACGCCCTCTGCCGGAAATCCGGGCATTGCTGACCGCCGTACCCGTCACTCCGCAGCAGGCTGTGGATATGGATTATCTGCAACGCTTTAACCAGGGGCCGGATAACGCAATGGAGTCAGAGCTAATGATTTGGCAACAGTTCTTCCAAAAACAGCAGCATTTGGCGATCCAACAGTTGGAATCGCTGAAATGA
- a CDS encoding YajQ family cyclic di-GMP-binding protein: MPSFDIVSEIDMQEVRNAVENATRDLANRWDFRNVPASFELNEKNESIKVASESDFQVEQLLDILRAQLSKRGIEGAALEIPEEMDRSGKTYSVDAKLKQGIESAQAKKLVKLIKDSKLKVQAQIQGEQVRVTGKARDDLQSVMALVRGADLGQPFQFNNFRD, from the coding sequence ATGCCATCTTTCGACATCGTTTCTGAAATTGATATGCAGGAAGTGCGTAACGCAGTAGAAAACGCCACCCGCGATCTGGCAAACCGTTGGGATTTTCGTAACGTCCCAGCTAGTTTTGAATTAAATGAGAAAAACGAAAGTATTAAAGTTGCCAGCGAATCTGATTTTCAGGTGGAGCAGTTGCTCGATATTCTACGGGCGCAACTGAGCAAACGTGGCATCGAAGGTGCGGCGCTGGAGATTCCGGAAGAAATGGATCGCAGCGGCAAAACCTACAGCGTGGATGCCAAGCTGAAGCAGGGCATTGAAAGCGCGCAGGCCAAGAAGCTGGTTAAGTTGATCAAAGACAGCAAGCTGAAAGTGCAGGCGCAGATTCAGGGTGAACAGGTTCGCGTAACCGGTAAAGCGCGTGACGATCTGCAAAGCGTAATGGCACTGGTTCGCGGTGCAGATTTGGGGCAACCGTTCCAGTTCAATAACTTCCGCGACTAA
- the yajL gene encoding protein deglycase YajL → MSVSALVCLAPGSEETEAVTTIDVLVRGGFEVTTASVAGDGELVITCSRGVKLVADTRLVDVADQQFDVVVLPGGIKGAECFRDSPLLVEKVRQTHNEGHLVAAICAAPALVLEHHNLFPIGNMTGYPGLKDKISPNKWMDQRVVYDRRVNLVTSQGPATSIDFALKIIFLLLGREKAEEVARQLILPPGIFNYRN, encoded by the coding sequence ATGAGCGTATCGGCACTGGTTTGCCTGGCACCTGGGAGTGAAGAAACCGAAGCGGTCACCACCATTGATGTGCTGGTACGTGGCGGCTTTGAAGTGACGACCGCAAGCGTAGCCGGTGATGGAGAGTTAGTAATTACTTGCTCTCGCGGTGTAAAACTGGTGGCAGATACGCGTCTGGTCGATGTGGCCGATCAACAATTTGACGTAGTGGTATTACCCGGCGGAATAAAAGGGGCAGAATGTTTCCGTGATAGCCCGCTGCTGGTCGAAAAAGTGCGGCAAACTCATAATGAAGGCCATCTGGTCGCAGCCATTTGCGCGGCACCGGCTTTGGTGTTAGAACACCATAACCTATTCCCCATCGGGAATATGACCGGTTATCCCGGCTTGAAAGATAAAATTTCACCGAATAAATGGATGGATCAGCGAGTGGTCTACGATCGTAGAGTCAATCTGGTTACGAGCCAAGGGCCGGCAACCTCTATCGACTTTGCATTAAAAATCATCTTTTTATTATTGGGAAGGGAAAAAGCTGAGGAAGTCGCCCGTCAGCTTATTCTGCCGCCGGGCATCTTTAATTACCGTAACTGA
- the thiI gene encoding tRNA uracil 4-sulfurtransferase ThiI: protein MKFIIKLFPEITIKSQTVRLRFIKILTTNIRNVLKHLDDSLAVVRHWDHIEVRTKDENLGPAICDALTRIPGIHHILEVEDRSYTDLHDIFEQTLEAYRDTLVGKTFCVRVKRRGKHEFSSGEAERYVGGGLNQHIETAKVKLTAPQVTVNLEIDQDKLVLIKARHEGLGGFPIGTQEDVLSLISGGFDSGVSSYMLMRRGCRVHYCFFNLGGSAHEIGVKQVAHYLWNRFGSSHKVRFVAIDFEPVVGEILEKVEDGQMGVVLKRMMVRAASQVAERYGVQALVTGEALGQVSSQTLTNLRLIDNASDTLILRPLISHDKEHIINLAREIGTEDFAKTMPEYCGVISKSPTVKAVKAKIEEEESHFDFSILDRVVSEAKNVDIRTIAEQSREQVAEVETVAELADTDVVLDIRAPDEQEEKPLVLAPVEVRTLPFYKLSTQFGDLDQSKTYLLYCERGVMSRLQALYLREQGYKNVKVYRP from the coding sequence ATGAAGTTTATCATTAAATTGTTCCCAGAAATCACCATCAAGAGTCAAACTGTGCGTTTGCGCTTCATTAAGATTCTTACTACCAATATTCGCAACGTGTTGAAACACCTTGATGACTCGCTGGCGGTGGTTCGTCACTGGGATCATATTGAAGTGCGTACCAAAGATGAAAATCTTGGCCCCGCGATCTGTGACGCTTTAACCCGAATTCCCGGTATTCACCATATTTTGGAAGTGGAAGACCGTAGTTACACCGATCTACACGATATTTTCGAGCAAACGCTGGAAGCTTATCGTGACACGCTGGTGGGCAAGACCTTCTGCGTGCGGGTAAAACGCCGTGGTAAGCACGAGTTCAGTTCCGGCGAAGCAGAGCGCTACGTCGGCGGCGGTCTGAATCAGCATATTGAGACGGCTAAAGTGAAACTGACTGCGCCTCAGGTCACGGTCAATCTGGAAATCGATCAAGATAAACTGGTGCTGATCAAAGCTCGTCACGAAGGTTTGGGCGGTTTCCCTATTGGTACGCAGGAAGATGTTTTATCACTGATTTCTGGCGGTTTTGATTCCGGCGTGTCCAGCTATATGTTGATGCGCCGCGGCTGTCGGGTGCATTACTGCTTCTTCAATCTTGGCGGTTCAGCTCATGAAATTGGCGTAAAACAGGTGGCTCATTATCTGTGGAACCGCTTCGGTAGCTCTCACAAAGTTCGTTTTGTGGCGATCGATTTTGAACCTGTGGTTGGGGAAATCCTGGAGAAAGTCGAAGACGGTCAGATGGGCGTAGTGCTGAAGCGCATGATGGTGCGAGCGGCTTCTCAGGTCGCGGAGCGCTATGGCGTGCAGGCGTTGGTAACCGGTGAGGCGCTGGGGCAGGTTTCCAGCCAGACGTTGACCAACCTGCGGTTGATCGATAACGCATCTGACACGCTGATTCTGCGCCCGCTGATTTCCCATGATAAAGAACACATTATCAATTTGGCGCGCGAGATCGGTACCGAAGACTTTGCCAAAACCATGCCGGAATACTGTGGTGTGATTTCTAAAAGCCCAACGGTTAAAGCGGTGAAAGCTAAAATTGAGGAAGAAGAGTCGCACTTTGATTTCTCAATTCTCGATCGTGTAGTGAGCGAAGCGAAAAACGTGGATATCCGCACTATCGCCGAGCAAAGCCGCGAACAGGTGGCTGAAGTAGAAACCGTAGCAGAACTGGCTGATACCGATGTGGTGCTGGATATTCGCGCGCCGGATGAGCAGGAAGAGAAGCCGTTGGTTTTGGCTCCGGTAGAAGTACGGACCTTGCCTTTCTATAAGTTAAGCACTCAGTTTGGCGATCTGGATCAGAGCAAAACCTATTTGCTGTACTGTGAGCGTGGCGTGATGAGCCGTTTGCAGGCGCTATATCTGCGTGAGCAGGGCTACAAGAACGTAAAAGTTTATCGTCCATAA
- the xseB gene encoding exodeoxyribonuclease VII small subunit: protein MPRKAASPEATDKPEATVKSSASFETSLSELEQIVTRLESGELPLEDALNEFERGIQLARQGQQTLLQAEQRVQILLSDDTDAPLTPFTPDTE from the coding sequence ATGCCTAGAAAAGCTGCATCACCAGAAGCTACGGATAAGCCAGAGGCTACCGTAAAAAGTAGCGCCAGTTTTGAGACTTCACTCAGCGAGCTGGAGCAAATTGTGACCCGCCTGGAGTCAGGTGAACTGCCGTTGGAAGATGCGCTTAACGAATTCGAACGCGGCATACAGTTGGCTCGTCAAGGCCAGCAAACGCTGTTGCAGGCAGAACAACGGGTTCAGATATTGCTCAGTGATGACACCGATGCGCCGCTGACGCCTTTTACGCCGGATACCGAATAA
- the pgtA gene encoding two-component system response regulator PgtA has product MLTDEQQILLIDDDIDVLDAYCQILTQEGYQVAAYSSPQAAAELITTDWQGMVISDVCMPNLSGMALLEILLAKDRHLPILLISGHGDVPMAVEAVKKGAYNFLEKPVNPEKLLQCVQLALADRQALIARRHWQREQLSEHLLGNSGWVRQLRERLQMLADIDVPVFFYGELGTGRSLAARYLHQLSQRRNNPLIIIDPTSDENIDLNSYINQVQNGTLVVKNIERLASQQQRALAQLQNPEECHFRLIALSNSLPAQLAAQQLLVPELYYRFSLSHIECLPLAKRPGDIEVLFRHYLENACKRLDRQQPQLSEAFVKRLCRRPWPGNIRELLNAAELFAVGVTPLTETSMEWVTETDCGPLDERIEQYELKIINEALNIHQGRINDVAEYLQVPRKKLYLRMKKYGIDKKDYRY; this is encoded by the coding sequence ATGTTAACTGATGAACAGCAAATTTTACTGATTGATGACGATATTGATGTGCTGGACGCCTATTGCCAGATCCTGACGCAAGAAGGTTATCAGGTAGCGGCATACAGCTCACCGCAGGCGGCAGCAGAACTTATTACCACCGATTGGCAGGGTATGGTCATCAGCGATGTCTGTATGCCAAACCTTTCCGGCATGGCTCTGCTGGAAATTTTGCTCGCCAAAGATCGTCATCTGCCGATATTGCTGATCTCCGGCCACGGCGATGTTCCCATGGCGGTGGAGGCGGTGAAAAAAGGTGCCTATAACTTTCTGGAAAAACCAGTCAATCCGGAAAAATTACTGCAATGCGTTCAGCTGGCGCTGGCAGATAGACAGGCTCTGATTGCTCGTCGTCACTGGCAGCGGGAGCAGCTTAGCGAACATCTGTTGGGCAACAGCGGTTGGGTTCGGCAACTAAGAGAACGCCTGCAGATGCTGGCCGATATTGATGTGCCGGTATTTTTTTACGGTGAGCTGGGAACCGGCCGCTCTCTGGCGGCACGCTATCTGCACCAACTGAGCCAACGCCGCAATAATCCGTTGATCATCATCGATCCTACCAGCGATGAGAATATCGACCTCAATAGTTACATCAATCAGGTACAGAACGGTACATTGGTAGTAAAAAACATTGAACGGCTCGCCAGCCAGCAACAGCGTGCTTTGGCGCAACTGCAAAACCCTGAAGAATGTCATTTCCGTTTAATTGCTTTGAGCAACTCCTTACCTGCACAGTTGGCCGCTCAGCAATTGCTGGTTCCCGAACTCTACTATCGATTTTCTCTTAGCCATATTGAGTGTTTACCCTTGGCAAAGCGCCCTGGCGATATTGAGGTACTATTCCGCCATTATCTGGAAAATGCCTGTAAACGTCTGGATCGCCAGCAGCCACAGCTGAGTGAGGCTTTCGTAAAAAGGTTGTGTCGCCGTCCGTGGCCGGGAAATATTCGAGAGTTATTAAACGCGGCAGAATTATTTGCCGTTGGCGTGACGCCATTGACCGAAACCAGCATGGAATGGGTGACTGAAACTGACTGTGGCCCGTTGGATGAACGAATTGAACAGTATGAGCTGAAGATAATTAATGAGGCGCTAAATATCCATCAGGGAAGAATTAACGACGTAGCAGAGTATTTGCAAGTACCGCGCAAAAAGCTCTATCTACGGATGAAGAAATACGGCATCGATAAAAAAGACTATCGCTATTAG
- the pgtP gene encoding phosphoglycerate transporter PgtP: MLSFMKPKIATHKVPDDKVIATYNRYRVQALFSIFIGYLSYYIVRNNFTLSTPYLKEQLHLSATEIGMLSSCMLIAYGISKGIMSSLADKANPKVYMAMGLLLCALVNVGLGFSGAFWLFAVLVIFNGFFQGMGVGPSFITIANWFPRRERGRVGAIWNISHNVGGGVVAPIVGGAFAILGSEHWQTASYIVPAIIAVILGSMVLLLGKGSPVSEGLPPLQEIMPEALVIEPVKAGQKAPENMSAFQIFCTYVLKNKHAWYVSFVDVFVYMVRFGMISWLPIYLLTEKHFTKGEMSVAFLFFEWAAIPSTLLAGWLSDKFFRGRRMPLAMICMVMIFICLIGYWQCDSLLMVTFFAAIVGCLIYVPQFLASVQTMEIVPSFAVGSAVGLRGFMSYILGASLGTSLFGVMVDRVGWHGGFYLLMGGIICCIIFCYLSHRGVLELERERKDQQVRLDKEALA, translated from the coding sequence ATGCTCTCATTTATGAAACCCAAGATAGCAACCCATAAAGTTCCCGACGATAAAGTAATAGCTACATATAATCGTTATCGGGTTCAGGCGTTGTTCAGTATATTTATTGGTTACCTTTCCTACTATATTGTGCGGAATAACTTCACGCTTTCTACACCTTATTTAAAAGAACAATTGCACTTAAGCGCCACGGAAATTGGCATGCTAAGTAGCTGTATGTTAATTGCCTACGGTATTAGTAAAGGCATCATGAGTAGTTTGGCGGATAAGGCCAATCCCAAAGTTTATATGGCAATGGGTTTGCTACTGTGCGCCTTGGTCAATGTAGGATTGGGGTTTAGCGGCGCATTCTGGCTGTTTGCCGTATTAGTCATCTTTAACGGTTTCTTCCAGGGAATGGGAGTCGGGCCTTCCTTTATTACTATCGCCAACTGGTTCCCGCGTCGTGAGCGTGGCCGGGTGGGGGCTATCTGGAATATTTCCCATAATGTAGGCGGCGGCGTGGTCGCACCTATCGTCGGCGGCGCATTCGCAATTTTAGGCAGTGAGCACTGGCAAACCGCTAGCTATATCGTGCCTGCCATTATTGCGGTGATTTTGGGGTCAATGGTATTGCTGTTGGGCAAAGGTTCTCCGGTTAGTGAAGGCTTACCTCCGTTACAGGAAATCATGCCGGAAGCCTTGGTGATTGAGCCAGTTAAAGCCGGGCAGAAAGCACCGGAAAATATGTCTGCATTCCAGATTTTCTGTACTTATGTACTGAAAAACAAGCATGCCTGGTACGTGTCTTTCGTAGATGTTTTCGTTTATATGGTGCGTTTCGGTATGATCAGTTGGCTACCGATTTATCTGTTGACTGAAAAACACTTCACCAAGGGCGAAATGAGCGTGGCTTTCCTGTTCTTTGAATGGGCGGCAATCCCTTCTACGTTATTGGCCGGTTGGTTATCGGATAAATTCTTCCGCGGCCGTAGAATGCCGTTGGCGATGATTTGTATGGTGATGATCTTTATCTGCCTGATCGGTTACTGGCAGTGTGATTCCCTACTGATGGTGACTTTCTTTGCGGCTATCGTCGGTTGTCTGATTTATGTGCCTCAGTTCCTGGCTTCAGTGCAGACCATGGAAATCGTACCGAGCTTCGCCGTAGGGTCAGCGGTGGGCTTACGCGGCTTTATGAGCTATATCCTTGGAGCCAGTTTGGGTACCAGCCTGTTTGGCGTAATGGTCGATAGAGTGGGTTGGCACGGCGGGTTCTACTTGCTGATGGGGGGGATTATTTGCTGCATTATCTTCTGCTATCTGTCCCATCGCGGCGTGCTGGAACTGGAGCGGGAACGCAAAGATCAGCAGGTACGTTTAGATAAAGAAGCATTAGCTTAA